A single genomic interval of Paramormyrops kingsleyae isolate MSU_618 unplaced genomic scaffold, PKINGS_0.4 ups60, whole genome shotgun sequence harbors:
- the LOC140586440 gene encoding uncharacterized protein — MPRTKASRRSAAAKKRLLDRQRAPDSFDVAMTDDGVNPFPPSRNTKTAMTVTNRTSHNQRTDPAAAAVHVVAMTDDGVNPFPPSRNTKTAMTVTFLTSHDQQPEQAAQQRPVSVMAMTDDGVNPFPPSRNTKTAMTVTFPTSHDHRVPALGAICRTVDEFCMPFLDKDKARTDEVLQPPHKRKAAKWTDPKSEPECEPACELETKLETKLETELETELESELELRNTLAVPNYYPTVDQQQHVNPVTICVSPHFPQARAVRGSFHQGHPRFGVNSNKQCVANSLIAIVTCKVKNVLTWSVTDIDQVLLKGDDLYTTIRDARRIGDASGYLLVRDLPTEYTLNGDKYEINYHDDMFVGLFGVSEYGDMGDIFMSADAAVRRVFSQYDACLFTLKVNTCAIIKQGSWYVVIDSHSRRGDGASDASGRSILVCHSTIDSLLDHVDTLGLSLDATGEQFEITAVSVTSRSILHQHPDGNCPATSVNQLTSMSGHPDGKSSVTSVNQRTNISDHPDDNSSVTRVQQFARMSDSQYGVVRPNVTHGTDPEVDVRVNNEGDVVFISELRSEQFLFSPLTIQQQRRLS, encoded by the coding sequence ATGCCTCGCACAAAGGCTTCCCGGCGTTCCgcagcagcgaagaagaggctGTTGGACCGGCAGCGAGCTCCTGATAGTTTTGAtgtggctatgactgatgacggggttaacccGTTTCCCCCCTCTCGGAATACCAAAACGGCGATGACTGTGACTAATCGGACGAGCCACAACCAACGGACTgaccccgctgctgctgccgtccatgtcgtggctatgactgatgacggggttaacccGTTTCCCCCCTCTCGGAATACCAAAACGGCGATGACTGTGACTTTCCTGACGAGCCACGACCAACAACCTGAGCAGGCCGCACAGCAGCGGCCTGTGTCCGTcatggctatgactgatgacggggttaacccgttccccccctctcggaataccaaaacggcgatgactgtgacttttccgacgagccatgaccaccgggttcccgccctgggtgccatttgtaGGACCGTCGACGAGTTCTGTATGCCTTTTCTTGATAAAGATAAGGCAAGGACGGACGAGGTACTGCAGCCCCCTCATAAAAGAAAGGCTGCAAAGTGGACTGACCCCAAAAGTGAACCAGAATGTGAACCAGCATGCGAACTTGAAACAAAACTTGAAACAAAACTTGAAACAGAACTTGAAACAGAACTTGAAAGTGAACTTGAACTGAGAAATACCCTGGCAGTGCCAAACTATTACCCAACCGTGGATCAACAACAGCATGTGAACCCTGTAACTATCTGTGTAtctcctcattttcctcaggcacgTGCAGTGAGAGGCTCATTCCATCAAGGACACCCACGATTTGGAGTCAACAGTAACAAGCAATGTGTTGCTAATAGTTTGATTGCTATAGTAACGTGTAAGGTAAAGAATGTTTTAACCTGGTCAGTCACAGACATtgatcaagtgctgctgaaAGGAGATGACCTCTACACTACCATCAGAGATGCTAGGAGAATTGGAGATGCTTCTGGGTATCTGTTAGTTAGAGATCTACCAACAGAGTACACATTGAATGgtgataaatatgaaataaactaccatgatgacatgtttgttggcttGTTTGGTGTCAGTGAATATGGAGATATGGGTGACATTTTCATGTCAGCTGATGCAGCGGTAAGAAGAGTATTCTCACAGTATGATGCGTGTCTTTTTACTCttaaagtaaatacatgtgccatcattaagcaagggtcatggtatgtggtgatcgactcccattcccgacgaggagatggagcaagCGACGCATCAGGCAGAAGTATATTGGTGTGCCACTCTACCATAGATTCTTTGCTAGACCATGTGGATACCCTAGGACTATCTTTAGATGCAAcaggggaacagtttgagattacagctgtgagtgtgactaGTCGAAGCATCCTGCACCAGCATCCAGATGGCAACTGCCCAGCCACCAGCGTCAACCAGCTTACCAGCATGTCAGGCCATCCAGACGGTAAGTCCTCAGTCACCAGTGTCAACCAGCGTACCAACATATCAGACCATCCAGACGACAACTCCTCAGTGACCAGAGTCCAGCAGTTTGCCAGAATGTCAGACAGCCAATATGGTGTGGTAAGGCCAAATGTGACACATGGTACAGACCCTGAGGTTGATGTCCGTGTGAACAATGAAGGTGATGtagtttttatcagtgagctacGCAGTGAGCAGTTTCTGTTCAGTCCTTTGACAATCCAGCAGCAAAGAAGGCTTTCCT